The region TTTTTAACCCCGCAGGGGTTTGCCACGGTTCCACTGCCAACTTATGGCGAAATCAGGCTTGCGCTGGCCACGCGAAAGTTGGTGGCTAAACGGCTTGAGGGCACCGCGATCGATCATTTTCATATCGCCACCGAAGGCCCGGTTGGCTTTGCCACACGCGGTTATTGCTTGCGCGCAAAACGGCTTTTCACCACGAGTTTTCACACGCGCTTTCCTGAATATATTGCGGCACGGACCAAAATTCCGGAAGCCCTCACCTATGCCTTGCTGCGCCGGTTTCACAACGCCGGCTCCGGTGTAATGGTCTCCACCCCATCGCTGGCCGACGACCTGGGCAGGCATGGGTTTCAACGTTTGATGCATTGGTCGCGTGGTGTCGACCACCGGCAATTTACTCCGGCAAAGGCGGCAGCCTTCGACTTGCCGCGGCCAATTTTTCTTTACGCCGGGCGCCTCGCACCAGAAAAAAATGTCGAGGCTTTCCTTGATCTTGACTTGCCGGGCTCGAAAGTCGTCGCGGGTGACGGCCCCTCTCGTCGTGCCCTGCAGGCGCGCTATCCAAACGCCCACTTCATCGGCACTCTGGCGAGCGACGCGCTCGCCGTCCGCTATGCCTCGGCGGATGTCTTTGTGTTTCCGAGCCGCACGGATACATTCGGCATGGTCCTTATCGAAGCCCTCGCGTGTGGTTTGCCGGTGGCGGCCCTGCCGGTACCAGGTCCACTTGATGTGATAGGCACGAGCGGCGCTGGCGTTCTCGACATGGATTTGCGAGCCGCCTGCATTGCCGCGCTCGACATTCCGCGCGAGAAAGCGCGGGCGCATGCGCTAACCTTCACTTGGGCGAAAAGCGCCCGTCAGTTTCTCGACAATATTTTGCTCGTCAAATCAGCCGGCCGCGGAAACTTATCCGCGAGTCCTGGGGGCTCTGGCTGAGTGATTAGGTAAGCTCTCTGCCGTCAGTCCTCAGCTGATTGCCGGGATCAAAGAAATATGCTTTTTCACACATTGCCATACTGGCTGACTGGCGAATCATAACGCCAGGTTTAGGGAGATTTTTTTCATGCGGAAATTCTCGATCCTTTGTGCCGCCATGCTCCTCGGAGCAGCGGTATCCATCTCTACCGAAGCTTCGGCTCGTGGGGGTCATCACGGCGGCGGTCACCATGGCGGCCACCATGGGGGGCATCACGGAGGCTGGCACCATGGCGGCCATCATGGCGGCTGGCACGGTGGGCATCACGGTGGCTGGCATCATGGCGGCTGGCATGGTGGCGGCTGGCATGGTGGTGGATGGCACGGCGGTGGTTGGCATGGGGGTGGCTGGCATGGCGGCGGTTGGGGTGGCGGATGCCGGCGTGTTTGGGTAAATGGGCCATACGGCGGCCATTGGGTTAGGCGTTGCTGGTAAGGCTGGCGATTAGGTGAGTATGCTGAACCCGCCGGGGCGCGGGTTCAGTTTTTTTCTATCCCCGGTCGAGGTGTGCTTCCGCGCGGCCCTTAAATACCTCGCGGCCGGTCCCATATACCCGGCATGGACGCATTTAGTTTTGGACCGGGCGATTCATTCCTTTCACTCGTGGATGATGCACCGCCGGAGGGCTTGGGCGCCACCGCAACTGTCATTTCCGGGACGGGCGATCCACGCGATGATGCACTTGACGACCCCGCGAACGATAGCTCGACGCTCCTCGACGCCTATTCGAGGGTGGTAACAAACGCCGTCGAGCAGGTCTCGCCCAGCGTCGTGCGGCTCGATATCCGGCATGGCGGGCGTAGGCGCGGCGGATCGGGGTCCGGCGTTATCCTATCCCCGGACGGGCTCATTCTCACCAACAGCCATGTGGTGCAGGGTGCCAAACGCGCCGATGTCACGATGCTAGACGGACGGGGGTTTTCGGCCCGCGTCCTTGGTGATGATCCTGATACCGATCTTGCTCTCGTGCGCATTGATGAAAATGCAACGCTGCCCGCGGCAAGACTCGGCAATTCGAAAAAGCTGAAGCCTGGGGAAATCGCCATCGCGATCGGCAATCCCCTGGGCTTCGACGCCAGCGTGACGGCCGGGGTCATCTCGGCGCTCGGACGTTCCTTGCGGTCAAAAAACGGCCGTTTGATCGAGGACGTCATTCAAACCGATGCCGCACTTAATCCAGGGAATTCCGGCGGCCCGCTTGTCTCCACGCAAGGAGATGTCATTGGCATCAACACCGCGATTATCTCCGGCGCGCAAGGCATTTGCTTCGCAGTCGCCGCCAACACCGCGAGTTTCGTGCTCGGACAACTCGTGGCGCATGGAAGAGTCCGCCGCGCTTACCTTGGCATTGGCGCCGGGACGGTTCCGCTGCCGCGCCGGATCGCGCTGCGGCTTGGTCTCATGCAAAAAATGGGAGCGGTGGTGAGCGCGGTCGAGGCGGGAAGCCCTGCCGATCACGCGGGCCTCCTCACTGGCGATATTTTGCTTGCCGTCGAGGGAGTTCCGATCACTGGGGCGGATGATCTCGTGCGCGTGCTCGACGCGGAAAAGATTGATCGCACGATCCCGTTCGATGTTTTGCGCCGCTCGGACCGGCGCCGGTTCTGGGCCGCCTTGCGGGAAAGAAGTTAGTCCTTTTTTCCCGCCGTGCCGCCCTCCAGGAACGTGTGCAAAACAACGGCATTGTTGCGCGCGTCATCCTTTGCCGCGAAAAGCAAAGTCACTGTCTTAGCTTTGTCAATATGCTCTCGCAGCTCAGCGACAGCTGGATTTTGCTGTAATTCGACGAGATACCGGGAACGGAATTCGGGCCATTTTTCGGGGGCATGCGAATACCAGCGCCGTAAAGCATCGCTTGGCGCGGCATCTTTGAGCCAGGCATCGAGGTGCGCCTTGTCCCGCGCAATACCCCGCGGCCAAAGCCGATCAACCAAAATTCGCGTGCCGTCCGAAGGATCGGGCGGGTCATAGATCCGCTTGACGCGTATGGTTTTTTTCATTTGGTAAGACCGGCCAACCCCTTCCTGAACGAGCGGGGCATACTCTTATTTGGTGAAAGCTTTCAGCGACGTTCCACACAGTAAATAGCAGTACATCATT is a window of Methylocapsa sp. D3K7 DNA encoding:
- a CDS encoding DUF488 family protein translates to MKKTIRVKRIYDPPDPSDGTRILVDRLWPRGIARDKAHLDAWLKDAAPSDALRRWYSHAPEKWPEFRSRYLVELQQNPAVAELREHIDKAKTVTLLFAAKDDARNNAVVLHTFLEGGTAGKKD
- a CDS encoding glycosyltransferase family 1 protein, producing MRILVATDAWAPQVNGVVRSLESVARALRELGAEIEFLTPQGFATVPLPTYGEIRLALATRKLVAKRLEGTAIDHFHIATEGPVGFATRGYCLRAKRLFTTSFHTRFPEYIAARTKIPEALTYALLRRFHNAGSGVMVSTPSLADDLGRHGFQRLMHWSRGVDHRQFTPAKAAAFDLPRPIFLYAGRLAPEKNVEAFLDLDLPGSKVVAGDGPSRRALQARYPNAHFIGTLASDALAVRYASADVFVFPSRTDTFGMVLIEALACGLPVAALPVPGPLDVIGTSGAGVLDMDLRAACIAALDIPREKARAHALTFTWAKSARQFLDNILLVKSAGRGNLSASPGGSG
- a CDS encoding trypsin-like peptidase domain-containing protein: MGATATVISGTGDPRDDALDDPANDSSTLLDAYSRVVTNAVEQVSPSVVRLDIRHGGRRRGGSGSGVILSPDGLILTNSHVVQGAKRADVTMLDGRGFSARVLGDDPDTDLALVRIDENATLPAARLGNSKKLKPGEIAIAIGNPLGFDASVTAGVISALGRSLRSKNGRLIEDVIQTDAALNPGNSGGPLVSTQGDVIGINTAIISGAQGICFAVAANTASFVLGQLVAHGRVRRAYLGIGAGTVPLPRRIALRLGLMQKMGAVVSAVEAGSPADHAGLLTGDILLAVEGVPITGADDLVRVLDAEKIDRTIPFDVLRRSDRRRFWAALRERS